From a region of the Buchnera aphidicola (Floraphis choui) genome:
- a CDS encoding Sua5/YciO/YrdC/YwlC family protein, protein MINKISLYECINKLNNNGIIAYPTESVFGLGCNPNNKCAVTTLLKLKKRKWSKGLILVASHYSQIKSYISEHKLSFQHKKVMFKNWPGPITFLVPARSSVPYWLTGKSNFLAVRISSHISIQQLCNAFGTAIVSTSANLSGLKPCKTYEEIVNQFGKNFPIFHGKLGNNKYPSKIINLISGELIRCA, encoded by the coding sequence ATGATAAATAAAATATCATTGTATGAATGTATTAATAAATTAAATAATAATGGTATTATTGCTTATCCGACAGAGTCAGTTTTTGGATTAGGATGCAATCCAAATAACAAATGTGCAGTAACAACGTTACTTAAATTAAAAAAAAGAAAATGGAGTAAAGGATTAATATTAGTAGCATCTCATTATAGTCAAATTAAATCATATATTTCTGAGCATAAATTATCTTTTCAACATAAGAAAGTTATGTTTAAAAATTGGCCTGGCCCTATTACTTTTTTAGTTCCAGCTAGATCTTCAGTTCCATACTGGTTAACTGGAAAATCTAATTTTTTGGCAGTCCGTATTAGTTCTCATATTTCTATTCAACAATTATGTAATGCATTTGGAACAGCTATAGTATCTACTAGTGCTAATCTTTCTGGTCTAAAGCCATGTAAAACGTATGAAGAGATTGTAAACCAGTTTGGTAAAAACTTTCCTATTTTTCATGGAAAATTAGGTAATAATAAATACCCGTCCAAGATCATAAATCTTATAAGTGGAGAGTTAATACGCTGTGCTTAG